The Pochonia chlamydosporia 170 chromosome 1, whole genome shotgun sequence genome window below encodes:
- a CDS encoding ankyrin repeat-containing domain-containing protein (similar to Metarhizium robertsii ARSEF 23 XP_011411496.1) has product MGNRWKRWYASASVEPEIDLLSTAFGVPSRRELERASQTLTPRRVFRCDSDSDESSDDAQSEASDKSSDQSPSDGRVRKSNTSEDDQSLKATPSPASRKRQQTHGNGSTSKSQRSTLSKKIKRSRNSNRKIDDQQRQSPSKVSRAKSVPPSKSSRTSIGSQPDPKSSPPHVVNGHEPSAHHTTLNSASYPLFSLAQPQIPMLTAQYAPAYVFPPNPDPAIVTAKCQDALRPLRRPKFQRLHSLQGDLTRLQQELTEDPRNINLQKEVQQTQCELNDLLNSIVAQKVQTSGKASPTSKTLPKDTSNGSDLAANKENEAPLKSQQYAEARPPSVPKDNKDRSLLIAHRRGNSLSCTIRHHLCSGCGTVRSHTFHEKHPIRETHKPVLNFCSACRESRVEKGVMDKYHFCFGCGKVRSKSFQKKHECESGQPLLPNYCAQCASDVRKKEVMNDMSVLGIATSDIVLRAEQTGVKESKSPAPTTDGNQQNLASSKPRLQGKASVTLSCSGNAARLRLDNASLSKSVSAPVSPAESSPFYPGRKLGSAHRRAQRVPTPHCNEEPREGSNASAIQGEYRAPYVEEANSPTEQKMSASCCSSMASLGNRRMKTWHDDNGSYLEVMDCNDASCQTPDVGYKRTMVLQSTNSSGGKTVRCCPPSTNHDQQARMARSNKSQRKAKDPPSAASSREQSGFSKGVFGKHTKLETHDQAQTYRRRSPLADFEHSDAAFANEIGQRPESDAEAAEPLEALPFRSSRGAFGRNHSPTQARFSVFNYSQTDSDGSESKNANLPGVWPTPGPSTEAVDCHDTDEYSHLAKPNSAASSFSSDSNCGQTTNNFKADAPNEGTYSRSVFTDYSRSTNNPYYKPRHRPGYNGTNSDFCSTWDWKSKVRQGTKSPRAYRHQFDDRMPEPIVEEPVSPASSPVQRTKLLEFYITDPESSCESDTEYPGSSAGRLISNLAVHF; this is encoded by the exons ATGGGTAATAGGTGGAAAAGATGGTATGCATCGGCTTCAGTTGAGCCCGAGATTGACTTGCTATCAACGGCGTTTGGCGTCCCGTCTCGAAGAGAGCTTGAGCGTGCCTCGCAAACACTTACACCGAGACGTGTGTTTCGATGTGACTCTGATTCCGATGAATCGAGCGACGACGCTCAGTCTGAGGCGTCAGACAAAAGTTCCGATCAATCGCCATCCGATGGTAGGGTCAGAAAGTCCAACACTAGCGAGGATGATCAGTCGCTCAAGGCGACACCCAGCCCTGCGTCGAGAAAGCGACAGCAGACCCATGGCAACGGTTCAACTTCAAAAAGCCAAAGAAGCACCTTGTCTAAGAAGATTAAACGTTCTCGCAACAGCAATCGAAAGATCGACGACCAACAACGGCAATCTCCTAGCAAGGTCTCGCGGGCGAAGTCGGTGCCTCCTTCAAAGTCCTCTAGGACATCCATCGGATCACAGCCAGATCCAaaatcttctcctcctcaTGTGGTCAATGGACACGAACCAAGTGCTCATCATACTACTTTGAATAGTGCATCCTATCCGCTGTTTTCATTAGCCCAGCCGCAGATACCGATGCTTACAGCACAATATGCGCCTGCATACGTCTTTCCTCCAAACCCAGATCCTGCGATTGTCACGGCAAAGTGTCAAGATGCGTTGCGACCTCTGAGAAGGCCAAAATTTCAGAGGCTTCATAGCCTTCAAGGAGACTTGACCCGGCTTCAACAAGAGCTGACAGAAGATCCCAGAAACATAAACCTTCAAAAGGAGGTACAACAGACTCAGTGCGAACTCAATGATTTATTGAACTCGATCGTGGCACAAAAAGTACAAACCTCGGGAAAGGCGTCGCCGACTAGTAAAACTCTACCGAAAGATACAAGCAACGGCTCAGATTTAGCTGCCAACAAAGAGAACGAGGCGCCGCTCAAGAGTCAGCAATACGCAGAGGCGCGGCCACCATCTGTACCTAAGGATAACAAAGATCGCTCTTTACTTATAGCTCATCGTCGGGGTAATAGTCTTTCTTGCACCATACGCCATCATCTATGCTCAGGATGTGGTACCGTGCGGTCACATACATTTCATGAGAAGCATCCCATTCGGGAAACACACAAGCCAGTCCTAAATTTTTGCTCAGCATGCCGGGAATCAAGAGTCGAGAAGGGTGTAATGGACAAGTACCACTTCTGCTTCGGTTGCGGAAAAGTCCGATCAAAATCCTTTCAGAAGAAACATGAGTGTGAGTCAGGtcagcctcttcttccaaacTACTGCGCACAGTGTGCTTCTGATGTTAGAAAGAAGGAGGTAATGAATGATATGTCTGTCCTGGGAATA GCTACATCAGATATAGTTCTACGAGCAGAGCAGACAGGCGTCAAGGAGAGCAAAAGTCCGGCTCCCACGACTGACGGAAATCAGCAGAACTTGGCAAGCAGCAAGCCACGTCTTCAGGGCAAAGCTTCCGTCACCCTATCTTGTTCAGGCAATGCAGCAAGGCTACGACTTGACAATGCTTCACTCTCAAAGAGTGTATCTGCTCCAGTCAGTCCAGCTGAATCGTCTCCATTTTATCCTGGGCGTAAATTAGGCTCAGCCCATCGTCGTGCTCAGAGAGTGCCAACACCGCATTGCAATGAGGAGCCTCGTGAAGGGAGCAATGCTTCCGCCATCCAAGGAGAGTATCGGGCTCCATACGTCGAGGAGGCAAACTCGCCTACAGAACAGAAAATGTCTGCCTCATGCTGCAGCAGTATGGCAAGTTTGGGGAATCGTAGAATGAAAACATGGCACGATGACAATGGGAGTTACCTCGAAGTGATGGACTGCAATGACGCGTCTTGCCAAACTCCAGATGTCGGCTATAAGCGAACCATGGTCCTACAATCGACCAACTCTTCAGGTGGGAAGACAGTACGATGCTGCCCTCCTTCTACCAACCATGATCAACAAGCTCGAATGGCGAGGAGTAACAAGTCCCAACGCAAAGCAAAGGACCCTCCCAGcgcagcttcttctcgtgAGCAATCTGGATTTTCAAAAGGTGTATTCGGAAAACACACCAAGTTGGAAACCCATGATCAGGCCCAGACATATCGTCGGCGGTCACCCTTAGCAGATTTTGAACATTCTGATGCAGCATTCGCCAATGAAATCGGACAGCGGCCAGAATCTGACGCTGAAGCTGCTGAACCACTCGAGGCACTTCCATTCCGATCATCTCGAGGAGCATTTGGACGCAACCATAGCCCGACGCAAGCTCGCTTCAGCGTTTTCAACTACAGTCAAACGGACTCTGACGGATCGGAATCAAAGAACGCCAACCTACCCGGGGTCTGGCCTACTCCAGGGCCATCAACGGAAGCAGTCGATTGCCACGACACTGACGAATACTCCCACTTGGCAAAACCAAATTCTGCCGCGTCATCATTCTCTTCAGACTCGAATTGCGGCCAAACTACAAATAACTTCAAAGCAGACGCCCCCAATGAGGGAACGTACTCCCGTTCCGTCTTTACGGATTACTCCCGTTCCACCAACAACCCATATTACAAGCCCCGACACCGTCCTGGATACAACGGCACCAACAGCGACTTTTGCAGCACATGGGACTGGAAGAGCAAAGTGCGGCAAGGAACCAAGAGCCCAAGAGCTTACCGCCACCAATTCGACGATCGTATGCCGGAACCAATTGTCGAAGAGCCAGTTTCACCAGCTTCCTCGCCAGTTCAACGAACGAAACTACTTG AATTCTACATTACAGACCCAGAGTCCTCCTGTGAATCAGATACCGAATACCCTGGCTCATCAGCGGGGAGACTGATCTCCAATCTCGCGGTTCATTTCTGA